TATAAGCAGTTAAAGGGATGTTAGCTTCGTGCGTCTAATAAAGTCTGTTGTCGTCTGTTCGCTTGAACTTAATACGTTTTgtataatatttgttttaatggtacatcatgttttttgttttaaatataaaattaatgcTTTTCAATCTAACGAACCACCTTGTTGTTGTTCCGCTTGCACCACCGCGACGTGGGAAGGAGAGTGCATATACCGTGCAAAtgaagggtgtgtgtgtgttgccacGAAAATGCGGAACTGTACGCGATGTGTACACGATTGGTCTGGTGTATTGCAGGATGTTTTCATTCCTTTGGCACTGTGGCACTCAAAAAGGAATCGGTTTCGGGGAGGGGGTAGCGTATACAACCCTTAACTATTCTAACTCCGCGATGCTCCAATAGCCCGGACACAATTGGTTGCTCACCAGCTCACCATCAAACGGGTACGGTCAAGCAATCACTAAAGCAATAACGCATTTGACAAAATGTAAGCTATAAAATATGCTAAGGTTCTTGTCCCAGACCGGAACCTTCCGACCGGGCAATGTGGGGTCCGGCAATGTATGGATACGCGCCGGCTGTTCGTTCTCAGTGGAAACGAATGGTTCCGAATGGAAGGATAAAATCCCATTTTGCCGCTTTCGTACGACAAGCGATAGCGTTGTTTTGAATGTACTCTACAGAAATCTCTCCCCAATCCCACCCTGCGTTGGAGACGCTGGCCACGCCGTGAAACTACACATACTTAACGTATCGGAAGGTGACGCGGAACGAAATGAACGAACGTAACGAAAGGGACCGCTGTTTTCTGGAGCTATTTTCTCGCCTGTAACGCGTTCGACAGCCAGTCCATGGCCTGATCGAGGCCTTCTCCTTTGGTGGCggatgttttgaatatttggaACGTTCGATTTTTCAGCGCTTCCAGCCCGAGCGCTTGATGCACCTCCGCTACGCTCATGCACCCTTCCATGTCCTGTTTGTTGGCCAACACGACCAGTATTGCCCCGGCAAGTTCGTCTTCCTATAATGTACATGCAACGAACGCTTTTTGTTGAATACGTACAGAAAACGGCAACTCTTTTATCCTTACCCTTAACATGTAAAGTAGCTCATCTTTTGATATGCCTATCCTATCCTTATCTGCGGAATCAACTACGTAGATGATAGCGTCTGTATTGCTGTAATAACAGCGCCAATATGGTCTGCAAACAAGGTGTGTGGATGGGATATTAATGTTTAACGTCGCCTTTACTTGCAATCACTCAACGCCGATTCTGCTTACCGTATGCTGGTCTGTCCTCCTAGATCCCACACTTGGAATTTAAGGTTTTTGTACGTCACCTGTTCCACGTTGAATCCTATCGTCGGTATTGTGGTCACTACCTCGCCCACCTGCAATCGGTACAGTATTGTCGTCTTGCCGGCGCCATCCAGACCGAGAATCAGTATCCGCATCTCCCGGCTGCCTAGCAGCCCCCGAAAGTAACTGAATAGTCCACCTGCGAGAAGAAAGCGCGATGAGAAAGTGTCAACAAATGgggacaataaaaaaacgggGACGGCTGAGCAAAGCGACGTGCACCAATCCAGCATGCCAAGGTTTGGTTAAGGGCCACTCTTATCAGACACCGTTCCCCTTGCCAACCAGACGTACCCATGTCTGCACGTAGATTGCTGTGTTTTTGTGCACACGTACGGTGTCAACAGGGACAACCGCAACCAACCAGGGAGAGGAAGGAAAATGGGTTGATGTTTAGCGGTTCACTTTACACCACCGCCCACTAGCGTTCTACCACTTCTACGCGCAGAGACTGACACCGTCGCCGGGAAGGATTTCTCTTTCAATCGGTCGCACAAATTAAATCCCGAAAATATGCACAATACGGAATACAAAAAACCGGACGAGTCAGACACAAATTtgctggcgaaaaaaaatcatccactATTTGACATCTGCATCTTTGACGTGTCGGTTGTCAACATATTTGGGGAATGCAAGTGGATAAAAATGTTGACATTTGAGAGatgtaaaaaatataaaaattccattttttcaaaatatcAAAATTGGTTAACGGAAATTCACAAAACTTTTGATGCTTTTCTAATGAACTCTTTCCTGTTTTGGGATATTAGTTTATGCCTTTTTGCATTGAATGTTCACGAAAACGAGTTGATTTAAAGAAACTAAGAATTGAAATCCAATcaagtgtgttttatttcgttcaaCAAAAGTTATTGTTTCTACAGTCagaacattttaaatttaaaaactagTACAAAAGGCACGTCAAGCATTGTTAAAACAGTAGAATTTGGTACAATAGCTCCCACAGTAACTAGCCCATTCGCTTTATGCTACCGTTTTCAAGCACAGATCCTTGAACTGTTTTTCATTAATATCATCAATAATATTCACGTGGCCCTCTCCCTGCTGATGGTGATTCAATATCATCTGCCCACGAGTTAGCGCACCGTGAAGCTCCACATCTACCGAGTACCGTTGTGCCTTCTCCACACAGGCTGGCACTACGTACGCGGCTACTAGATATGCGTCGCATGGCATCCAATGCGTCCGTTTACTGTACAACTTTTGCTCGACTCCATTCAGTATACGCAGTACGGgatgtgtttcatttttgccGAGCACCTCCATGCGCCACTGCATGGGAATACCGTGTTTTTGGCAAGTCTCCCACGGTACGATCGTAACCGGGCAGTACTCTTTGTGCAGAACGATTTGTGCTGCTTCGGGATCGGTGTGGAAGTTAAACTCAGCCGACCACGTTACGTTGCCTACGCCATGACGATTGCCACCCATAATGTACAGATGATTAACCTCCTTCAGGAGCCCCGGCTGAAGCTTCATAGCGAGTGCCAGATTTGTAAGCGGACCGATGAAGATAAGATCGATTTGCCCTTTGTGCAGCGTAACCAAGCGTTTCAATGCATCCACTGCATGTTCCTCTTGGAATGGTGTCCGGTTGATCTCGATCCCGAACTGAATATCACCGAGCCCGTTTACGCCGTGAAAGTTACTAACGTCTTTCTTCTCTGCCGGAAGTATCAGTGGTTCCTGGGCACCCCGGAATACCGGTACATCCGTCCGACCCATTGCAGTCAGTAAGGTCAGCGTGTTTTCCACCACGTTATCCACGGTTGTGTTACCGTTCACACACGTGATTCCGATTACTTCGTAGCCGGACAGTTTTTCACCCTTCAGCAGCATCCACAGTGCCCATGCATCATCCGTACCGACATCCAGATCGATAATTACCTTCCTTGGTTGACTCATCTCAGTAGCAAGTTGCGCTTCAACCCGTGAATAGCAGGAGACTCGTGGATTTCAGTGCGGAATCTGTGCTTTGCAAGAGATGAATTAGAATTGGAGTGTCGCACCGACCGGGACAGCCACTGATAAAGGTTTGAAGAGGGTCAGATAACCCAAGACGATGGATTATACAAAGCAAATAGGGCATGTACCTCGTTATCAACTGATGTGAACTAGAACAACAAAACGAGCATCTGTGGCAAAGAAATCTTGCTGTGCTTTcaggttgtttgttttgtttagcatTGCCGCCGTTCGTGCCCAAAGCATGCTTGACAACCAACGCACCAGCGCTACAATTTTGACAGCCGCAATGTGCCTAGTGAGGTGAAATTGATAGCGAATGGTGAAATTGGGTTTGCTTGCGAAAATCGTTACTAAATTCTGGGTAGTATTTTTGCTCTGGATGGTTTGGTTCTTTTCTTTgtgattaatttatattttctaacaatttattgcttttttgtgaAGTTCAACTACGTCAACGAACAATTGTATATCACGTTAGTCATTCGAAATATTCTTTCGACGAGCTCGTTTTCCATTGAATTACTCCAGTAATGCTCTCAGATAACTTTTCACTCTTCGTCCTAAACGTTTGTATCGCATTGATTATTGATTgtcaaaaacaacaaaggtGTAGAATGTATATGGCCACATTCCACATTCCCAGGTCGTAAAAATGCCCATTACATCCCGCAGAAGCTCTCATAGAAGATCTCATAGAAGATGTCCTAAATATTGGaataatttcacaataaaactCGCCCCAAGGCCACTAACTGCCGAGCCAGGCGTATTATCTTTCACACTGCCTTCACAGTTTCCAACATCTTTTCGTTCGTACCACAGCTACGACTAGCGCGTGGCTGCTTTCTGACGAAAGAGATTATACTTGAACAGTTAACAACGTGACGCATGTGCCATTCGCACCGGGACGAATACTTTCTTTCGTGTTCAGAATGTGTTGGAATGTGCGCATTCCTCTTCTGTATGCCACGCAGCGATCGTATGAGTATGGTGAATAGTTTGGCGTTGTAGCGTCTAATGAATATCGCAAAAAGATTGGCTAACCATAATTCTtgcgttttgtgttgtgtaaaTTGTTGATCCACTATTGATTTGATTGTCGTGTTGTTATGAGCTCAATATGGTTCTTTTGGGCCATGCCGATTGCACAAAAAGAATAATTGTAAAGTGTTCTGAAGGAAGCATTCTTGATCGGTTCGCTCCAGGATTTATCTGTCTATTTATAGACATTGAAGCTCTATGACTCTCAAACTTGCTTGCCGCCTATTCCCTCTTCCACTTCGGAAGAACACCTATCGAACGTAGCGATACTATTAATATCATCAATTTTTATCGCAGCATGAGCAGTTGTCGTACCGTGCGCGTTGGTTTCCTGTGCATAATAAATGAACATATTTGCGCGAATCGGAATCGTTTGCCTCTGCCACCCTATCAGCGTCATATTTCAAAACCTCTAAACCGTTTTCCAAGGGGGGCCCGAGTACGGTGAAACAGCTCTGAAGCCGTCCGGGGCCGGACGGAACGGCCCTATTCCTCAGCAAAATGACATATTACTTTTCAGCGTTATTTTGGCATTATGATAATGTCCTTTCCCGGATCCGTCTTCTCGCTCGCCCGGTTTGGAATGTATCATTTTCAGCAACTCCTCGAACTTCCCGCCCGGCCTAGTGGCTCCACCGGGGCACGATTGACAGTTATCATTTCTGTTGCGTTTTTCCTTACGCTTCGCCCTTTTTTTAGCGTACGCACGAGAGCAAGAGGACGTCCGAAGATGAaacagaaccaaaaaaaaaaaaaagctcaaagAATACAAGCAAACTTTGCTTTGGTTCGATCACCCGTCGATCGGGCCGGTCGGTTCGATGATGCCTTTCTCCCAGGAGCaataaaaaagggtttttgaAGCACCACAGCCAGAAACAGAATCTTCGAACGCCGCTGTACCACCGCTTCTCTTCGTCGCTGAAAATACCGGCCCCGGAAAGGTAGCCCTCCACCACCAGGGGTCACAACCATGCTGTACGCAAGCGTAAACGTCAACCAAACGATACGGCCCGTGATCGTTACTGCCACAACGTCAAACAACGTTTTGGGGAAGGTCCACCGGATTTCGTTGCAAACTGGCCCCTCAAGTatgtctgaaaaaaaaaagccgggTGTGCAATGAACTTGCGGTACTGGCCACTTGGTTCATGGTGCAAAGTGTACCGAAAATTTGGCGCGTATCCTTCACCACTCTGCGCAAGGCATTCACGCAGTACACGCAATTGCGCAGAGGGTATTGCGCGCCCGGGGAATATATGGTGCCCGCACAATGCACACACAATAGAAATGGTTTGTGTGCCTGTCCGCTTACGAGTGTGTGGCTAACGTTGCTTTCGTGTCCACATCAATTCTCACCGTTTCCGAATGTTCCGCTCTCACGTTCGATTCATTTCTCCTCGGAGGTTCTCTTTTGAGGTTGCCTTTTCCTAAGGTTTTTCATTGCCGTGCGTTGAGTTTTCGGGATGCTGAAGATGAGGAAGCTGCGGTTGACCACCGGTTTGTGGTggtgtttgaatgttttgaagACGGTTGTTTTCATGGACGCCCTGCCGTTCTCGTACGAGAGTTCGCGGCTGAGCGTAGCTTAATGTCCCCGCGTATTGAACACCACTGCCAGTACCAATACCAAGGGGCGCCGATGGGCTTATATCGCAGGGTTGAAATGATGAGCATGACGTATGTGACCACCGATGTCCATGTCCCAGAGTTTGTCTACCGGGTTCAAGTTCATGTGTGATATCATTAGAtgtaatttgaatatttgtaCATTATGTTGTAGTAAGTACTAAACACACGAACGTAGTTCAATTCACGCTAAGAATACTCTCTAGAACAATGTATAAATTAGTAGCATAACTTAACATTTCTTATCGACATCTACACAAACATTCCAAAGTTCCCGAAACGAACGCGTCAAAAACGCGGAAGATTGCGTTCTCTTGCAGCGAGCCAAAAGGAAACAGGTAAGTGTATCCTCGCTCGTGGAATGTCTTACAAGCTGTTGGCCACTAAAGCTGCCGAGAGCGAGCAAACCGCGGGATGAGGCAAACCCGAACCACCATCGAAACGCTGGGGAAAAAAGGTTAAGCCCTCGTTACAAGCCGGCGCGACCCTCATCGAAAAGGCAGTCTTGTTGGGCATGCGAAGGCTCGGGACAAAACCATTTTCAAAAGAATCTGCGATGATAAAAAggtagaggaaaaaaaaaactactactGTTGAACAAAAAAGCGACCAGAGAAATGAGCATTACACCCCGGCGCATGCGAGAGCGCAGGGCCAGAGCGAGAGCGTAACGTGAGAGCGAATCGATAGGGAAAAATATGCTGAATCGGGCACGCAGCATAAACTTCACATGCATGCTGGTGCCTTGCGAGATCACATTGAGCGACCGTTCGCTCCATCCAGCCTCGGTTGGGACCGAGATCGCTTACAGTTCTTTTCGACGCGTTGCGCCAGTCGGTAGTGTCTGTCTGTTCTGTGGAAAGTGCTCCGCAACTGGGGGGAAAAATTAGGGGTTTTTTCCTGATCGAGAACGCATTGAGAATTGTGAAAGTTTgtgtcgtaaaaaaaaacataaaacaatacaacaacaaaaaaaaacgaaccgaatAATTCAAGTGCAGTGTATTTCATGTAAGTTGTGTTTACTTGTGCTTCTTAGCTGTTAAATAATACAATACCTCAAAAGtgtttctatttatttaattgtaaGTGTTGGTGCTTTATTCGCAAAGCACGATAAGAATCATTGTGCATCGTTAGCGCTGTGTGAGATAAACAGTCAATAAATAGCTGTAAATGCACACCATTTACATTCAACACCCATAATTCCAGCGCTTCCAAaggtgtttaaaaattgctgATTAGCACGAAAGTACTGTTTCTTCTTCGTCGATGCAGCCGCTGCCGTGAGTTGGCCGGTTCAGTGGCCGCTTCCCCCGGCGAACCTGTTGCagatttcgttttgttgcgcTTTGCCAATTGTCAAATTGCGTTTACCTTTGGAGTTACATTCTTTGCACTCTGTTCCTTTTGTAatcaagctttttttttgacgttgttgttgttgcttggttggtttagtttgttttgtgtatgcTTCTGTTTCGTTTCACGGGACACACATCATGACAGGATAATGATGTACATGTTGCGCTACCAGAAAAAAACGGGTAACGCAAGCAAAATATCTTGCAATTGATTGTGCTCAAAGATGGGTGAACAGTGACAgtgaagggagaaaaaaaggacaataAATTGTAATGATAAAGTTGTGAAGtatggaaaagaaattatGATTATTCGAAACCGTGCTCAAGTGAAGAATATACGCcttgtaataaaatgtttaaaaaagtaataaaaaaaagtgcaaaacAATGTGAAATGTCCAACGTTTCCAACTCTTTTACCCATGTGCCTTAAAACAATCGCTATCCGAAGCCACCAGCAGGTAGAATATAGTGCATGTGTTtgataaacaaatttaaaaccgTACCGACCGTACAAACAATCCCGGGTTCGTTGCCTGTGCGCCCGCACAAGTCTTTCGTTCAGCGCTTTCAGCGAGTTGCTCGAGACTTCTCGGCGTTGCACACACAGCGCACCCAAACCAAACCGCTGCATTGGAAGGAGTTCGTTACCAACGGCAACCaatgtctgtgtgtgcgtcttTTGTATGTACTCGGGTGTTAACTACGAAGGGCAACCTTTTTCTTACCGAAAAaagcgacaacaacaacagctacAAAATGAATAATTGACAGCATTAAAGCCAGCAGAAGTACATGTTGACATTGGGTTTTCTTCTTCCGattgttttgcgtttgtttgcgtGCTGAGCTTTTCATGCAGCCGTTCGCCCACCCAACGATCGCTCATCTGAACCGGAgtggcccttttttttgttgtgtgttacCGAAACGCTTCCTGAACCAAGcgagcaacagaaaaaaaagcacacctaCAACATGCACATCCACAGGGATGGATTCTTGAGATGCAAGTCTGGCGAACGTTTGGGGATGGTGGTTGAACTCACTCACAACAGAACGTTCAAATCAATCCTAATTTCAAGTACAAACATCAATTGCACAATCGAACggaagttgctgctgctggcttcGGCACATGCTTGCGCTGTGTGGGAAAAATGTGTATGTGCCAAGCGCACAGCGAGCTTGGCTGCCCGGTAACGAGAACCTCGCAGGCGAGTTAATAGCCACTTTAACGGCAAGTGCACTCCCCTGTCTGAACGTTGACATTTAGTGACATCGTGCCCCGCTCGGTGGAATCGGGCTTAATCAGCTACCTTTAATCTGTTGTCTATTTTTACAGCgtgaacaaaacgaaaaaaagtgGTTTTATACACGCTTACATTGGCGATCCCCTCTGGCCTGATCGCGTTGATGCGCAGTGAACATAATAGTgtaacaacaacgacaaaaaaaaaggaatctaGTTTCTCGTCCGTTGTGAAATATCCGTGAGACACCGTGAGTGACATCGTGTAGCATAGTTTCCAGCACACACGTGCGTACGGCGTTCAAGTTATTGTTGCCCAATCCGTGTCCACTAGTGCATTGGTAgaaggtaaacaaaaaataaaaacaacccaaCCTGGAATCTCAAgtgtaccgtgtgtgtgtgtgtgagtgtgtgaccAATTTCCCCGACCTCGCGCACGGCCAATCCAGCATTAGGCGGGGGTAAAACGTTAATTGGCAACATTTATTACTCATTATTTTGTGCATATCGCGTCCGTTTCGCAGTGAGTGGTGATGGCGTGAGTGCCTTTGAACGTGAAGGCGCATAAAGgtgttaaaacattttaacgtATTACGAAAACGTTTATTCGCGCGGGCTGGCTAGCAGGTAGCTGGAAAAGatcccttttctttttcactcCACCCGGTGTACTCTGTTCAACCTGAACGAATCGCGCCATCCGACAGCACTGCGGCAAAACCCATTCCGTGACCTAGAAGAGGACCATTCCTGGGCGGGCAACGGCGTAAGGTAGGTTGTACTTCTTTTGCCCTCGAAGCGGTACGTGGATTTGGTGGTGTTTAGTTCGAGTAATGCGAGGTGTTTTGTGGTGGTTATAGTTTGTTCTCTTCCTTCAGTCCTGCCAACGACTGTTCGTTACCATTCCACGCCCGAACAGTggtggatgggttttttttttaatggatcTCCACTCACTCGCTTTTACCACAGCGGGAACCGGAGTAGGTCTAACGACATTAAACTCAACATCGGCCGCAAGCAACTAAAAGGCATATGAAAAGCAGGACAACACACCGCATGCGGTACGGTGTCTCGTGTATTTGCTGGGTTACATAAATTTTGCATCCCTTTTTGGTGACAGATTTGCACGCAGCtccacgttttttttttcgttgttgcagCGACTCGTTGCGATCTGGACGCAACGATAGTGTGTtgattgctgttgctgcactaATTATCGCCACGATCGTTTTAGCTGGGCACCGTACGGAGCAAGGCGGTGTGTTGATATCGATTATCGATCTGTTGTAGCCAATAACTGTGCTTGGGCAAATcaaatgaatgtttgtttggctTATCGCGCGCTTGTTAATATAGTCGTACAAGGTTGACATGATTTAGGCAGTGGATTTGAAGACGTTGGTTCTTAGAATTCTATTGCCATGCATCGGGCCTACCGACTGCTGCACAATGGCACGATTCATACGAGATCAGATCGAGACGCAACTCTTTGATGAACAACGGACTCACACAAAACGGTGCAATGAAACGATgccaaaacgaaacaaaacagcgtTTGGCATTCAGTCTCTATCGAAGTCCGGTCAGTATCTGTAACTCCACACCAAACGGTTCCCCATCCGGGGGCAGCTCAAATTGCACCGAGCGCTGTGGAAGACTGTGCGCATAGATCACTGGTGCTGCACGAACGAGCATCATTACCCACAAAGTCTCGGGCAATTTATATCGGTGGTTCGATAAAAATCTGCATACTTCACCAGACGACGACCGTACCCGTATGCGGGGGAATTGTGTGAGCTAAATGCGGATGAATAAATGGAACTCGTTATGGTGCAGATGGCTGTGCGAGGAGAACCCATCCCATCTTTTGAAGCTGGACAGCACGACCAAGCCCCGCTTGGTGTCTTGATGGTGGCAATGTGTAAAGCTCGTGTTACGCTACGCATCCCACAAGCAGAAGTTGGAGTGTGCTGGAACTCCTTGAAGAATAATCGTCTAAACATCATCAACCCTCGCATAGCTGAAGCGCTTATGACACCACGGCTATCCTACCGCTTATTACACCTCGCTCCAGCGGTAGATTCAGGATATATCCCCTAGACCcacccaaaaataaaaaccggtAGCTAGGTTccataaaaaaacaagcatgTCCAACCCGCTCGGTTCCAAATTAAGAAATAAACCTCCCCTAATCCATTTAGACGACCAAACGCTTACTGCAACCGTATGCTAAAGGCGGTAGCGTCGTGCTAAACGGTAGCACGTTCGCGGACAAACGACAACCTCCGCAGCACGGGTGAAAGCATGCAGTACCGGGCCTCGTATTGATAGGATTAGCGTCGGAATGGAAACTTTGAAGCGACCTCCAAACGTCTTAGACATAAGACCGTTTGCCGAAGAACAAGCAAAGCGCAAATCAGCCCCCATCGATCGGGGCGCGATCTTCACGTGATAGCAGGGCTGGTGGTTCAATCATCTCCAAGTCGTCGGACGATTTGTGACTTCAGCACCGGTCACGGAAACAAGCGAGCAACCGATTCCACACCGCATTATATGTAAACGAGCTATAATCGGATTTTCTCGGCTTCTCGCGCGCTCGCCCTGTGCTGCGCGGTAGTGacgaccggtggtggtggtgaaagtTGCATGGCGGAAGATGATGATTGGTCCAATGTGCCGTTTCTAGGCGTCAGATTGCGCTAAGAACCCAGCGCCAGGGGTCTGGGGCGATAGCACAACCGCACAACCTGGACAAGAATGTCGTCGCACTCGGGTTATAAGCAACACAGCCTGGGCAAACGTTTGCCGTGCTTTTTATTCTATTAGTGCCCGTTTCTGTGCATTCCGATGCGCAAATGGTTGAATCGGTTTTGCGCAACTACCCTTGGCAGTGCTGCGCTCTCCACCGGCGGTTGATGCGTGCCTCGAACGTGAGGTACTAATTACGTCGCGGCTTTGGTATGGTAAgctccggttttttttccgctGCTGCTCGCTTTCACCCATCCGCCCAGAACGCCTCGATCGCGCCTAATGTTTTGCGTCCACGGCCCAATCTAACGGCGTGTCCGCATCGGTGGGGATgggaacagcaacagcatcggCCTGGTCGGAATCTCGATAAAGTAGAAAATCAATGCCTCCAGTCAATTACAGTTGTCGCGGTTTGCGTGGCCACTTTTGCCACCCCGTGCGAACCGGCCGCCTCCCAAGACCACTTTCCTGGAGGTGGTGAAAGATTTGTGATACTGTTTCTGGCTCGTGCATCTCTGTCGCACGCACGGGTGTGTTTCCAGCTCCAATGCTCCGTCCAATGGC
The Anopheles moucheti chromosome 2, idAnoMoucSN_F20_07, whole genome shotgun sequence genome window above contains:
- the LOC128298010 gene encoding inosine-uridine preferring nucleoside hydrolase-like codes for the protein MSQPRKVIIDLDVGTDDAWALWMLLKGEKLSGYEVIGITCVNGNTTVDNVVENTLTLLTAMGRTDVPVFRGAQEPLILPAEKKDVSNFHGVNGLGDIQFGIEINRTPFQEEHAVDALKRLVTLHKGQIDLIFIGPLTNLALAMKLQPGLLKEVNHLYIMGGNRHGVGNVTWSAEFNFHTDPEAAQIVLHKEYCPVTIVPWETCQKHGIPMQWRMEVLGKNETHPVLRILNGVEQKLYSKRTHWMPCDAYLVAAYVVPACVEKAQRYSVDVELHGALTRGQMILNHHQQGEGHVNIIDDINEKQFKDLCLKTVA
- the LOC128297896 gene encoding ADP-ribosylation factor-like protein 1, which encodes MGGLFSYFRGLLGSREMRILILGLDGAGKTTILYRLQVGEVVTTIPTIGFNVEQVTYKNLKFQVWDLGGQTSIRPYWRCYYSNTDAIIYVVDSADKDRIGISKDELLYMLREDELAGAILVVLANKQDMEGCMSVAEVHQALGLEALKNRTFQIFKTSATKGEGLDQAMDWLSNALQARK